The following are from one region of the Salvia hispanica cultivar TCC Black 2014 chromosome 1, UniMelb_Shisp_WGS_1.0, whole genome shotgun sequence genome:
- the LOC125202175 gene encoding proteasome subunit alpha type-1-A-like produces the protein MFRNQYDTDVTTWSPAGRLFQIEYAMEAVKQGSAAIGLRSKTHVVLASVNKASSELSSHQKKIFKVDDHIGVAIAGLTADGRVLSRYMRNECINYSYTYESPLPVGRLVVQLADKAQVCTQRSWKRPYGVGLLVGGLDESGAHLYYNCPSGNYFEYQAFAIGSRSQAAKTYLERKFESFMDSSRENLIKDALFALRETLQGEKMTSSICTISILGAGEAFHVLDQETVQRLINEFEVVGEEPPADEAAAPDAEAAPEGAAPDQGAAAMDI, from the exons ATGTTCAGGAACCAGTACGATACCGACGTCACCACTTGGTCGCCGGCGGGGCGGCTTTTCCAGATCGAGTACGCCATGGAGGCGGTGAAGCAGGGTTCTGCGGCGATAGGCCTCAGATCGAAGACGCACGTGGTGCTCGCCAGTGTCAACAAGGCCAGCTCCGAGCTCTCGTCTCACCAGAAGAAAATCTTCAAGGTTGACGACCACATCGGCGTCGCCATCGCCGGACTCACCGCCGACGGCAGGGTCCTCTCGCGTTATATGCGCAACGAGTGTATTAATTACTCCTACACATACGAGTCACCTCTCCCCGTCGGTCGCCTCGTTGTTCAGCTCGCTGACAAGGCTCAG GTATGCACCCAGCGCTCATGGAAGCGACCATATGGCGTTGGCCTGCTGGTCGGTGGTCTAGATGAATCTGGTGCTCATCTATACTACAACTGTCCAAGTGGAAATTACTTTGAGTATCAAGCATTTGCGATTGGATCTCGGTCACAGGCTGCCAAGACATACCTAGAACGTAAGTTTGAGAGCTTTATGGACTCATCACGAGAAAATCTGATCAAGGATGCTCTTTTTGCATTGAGGGAGACCCTGCAAGGCGAAAAAATGACTAGCTCAATCTGCACAATCTCCATACTGGGTGCTGGGGAGGCGTTTCACGTATTGGATCAAGAAACTGTGCAAAGACTGATCAATGAATTCGAGGTAGTTGGTGAAGAACCCCCTGCTGATGAGGCTGCTGCACCAGATGCTGAAGCTGCTCCTGAAGGAGCAGCCCCTGACCAAGGTGCGGCTGCGATGGATATCTGA